The DNA window TCAGGAACAAGGTGAAGCTGTTGCTGCCAGCCGCATCCGGCACGAGTTCGAGATCGGTCACTGCCTTGGTCTCGGTACGGCCGTACTTGGCAATATAGAAGCCCTTGGTCTTCACATTGGTCGTCTTATTCACGCCCACTTTCAGCGTATCTTCGACCAGGCGGACATCGCCGGAGCCGGTGACAGGAATGGCAAAGTGGTTTGCCTCTTTGGTCAGTGTCAGCGGCGTCTTGTCGACTCCGAGAAAGGCCTTCGGGGCCTTGATATAGTCCAGGAGCTTTCCACTGACTTCGCGTTTGTCTTCGGCCCATTCGCCGAAATAGGCCTTAGCCAGAGCTTTGTCTTTCTCAATCCAGACGGCGTGACCAAACATCATGGTGCTGCTGAGCAGCATGATAAGCATCAAATTTTTTTTCATCGATCTTTTTCCTCTTGCCCTTAAAAAATCAGCTTCAGAGCCAACTGCACCGACCGCGGACCACCCGTCTGGTAGAGCGAATTCAACCCGCCCATCTGAGTGTTCTGTGTGTTGTACGCCAAGCCGAAGCGCGCCGCACCGCTCGAGAGTTGGTTGTAAATCGACCCGAAGACCGGGTGATTGAAGACATTGAAGGCCTCGCCGCGGAATTGCAATCCAAAGCGCTCTGAGAGCTGAAACTGCCGCCGGATGGCGATGTCGGTTTGGAAAGTTCCAAACCCGTTTGCGACATTACGGCCGAGATTGCCATGGGTTCCAACCACGGTCGTGCTGAAGGCCGCAAAATTGATGCGGCGTCCACCGGGCGCAGCCTTGTCCGAAATGTAGAGCGGCTGACCGGCAACCAGGTTCGGTTGGTAGGAAACACTTGTCCCCAGAGTTGGATCGACGCCAGTGATGCCGAGAATATCAACCGGCATTCCAGACCGCGCGGAGATGCGCGTGTCCGTCGCCCAGTGTGCGAAGGCCGCGTTCAGCCAGGAGTGGCTATAGCGCCCTGGAAGCTCGTAGGTGATCGCGCTTTGGAAGTTGTGCCGGATGTCATAGTCCGAATTGCCGCGCAGCAGCTTGCTCACTCCAAAGTTGTTCGTAGCATCGTCAATCGTGTGGGACCAAGTGTAGAAGGCCGTTGCCTGGAGCCCCCTCGAGATCCGGCGCTGGAACTGAGCCTGCAGCCCGTGATAACTGGCGTTGGCGCCGTTCGTGGTCAGGTACAGACCCCAAGCCTTGAAGTCCGGATTGATCGCTCCCGCGGCTGCGGCATTGTAAGTCCAGGCGACAGGCAGTTGCCGGGTTGCCGAGCCGATGTAGTTCAACGTGAGGGTCTGGTTTTGACCTATGCCCTGTTCGACCGCCGCACTCCACTGCATCGTGTAGGGAGATTTGATGTCGCGATTGATGGCGTAGACGCTGAAGTTGTACGGCGTTGCGATGCTTCCAACCGGAAGCTGGGCGATCTGATCGGCGGAGACCGGAAAGGCAGAGCCGACATTGAGAAATCGAAGCGCGCCCACCAGGCCAACACCAAAGTAGCCATGTGAAGCCATTGTATTGGTGGTGTCGTAGAACAAGCCACTGCCCAGGCGGAGTACGGTGTCCCAGCCATTGCTCTGACGCAGATGGTAGGCAAGACCGATGCGTGGAGCGAGGTTGTTCCAACGCGTGTTCCACAATGGAGTGCCAGCGGGCGCCATCTTTGCCGTTGCCAGGTTGCGGGTCTGGTCTAGATTGTAGGGAATGTTGCCATTGCTGTCAGAGGGCGGCGGATTGACGTCCCAACGCAGCCCAAGCGACAGGCTGAGTCGAGAGTTGATCTTCCACTCATCCTGAAGGAAGGCGGAAAAGTTGGTGTAGATCGGGCTCACATCGCCAGAGAAGCGCTCGAGCGTCACATTCGGCGCCGTGTTCGCCATCAGTTCGGTATAGGTGTTGTAGAGAGCAAACTGATAGAGCGAGGGAGAGGCCTGTTGGGTAGCCAGACGGCGATAGTCGATGCCGGCCTTTAGATTGTGCCTCCCCAGCGACAGGCTGAAGCTATCGGTGAGATTGATCTGCTGCTGCAGATTGCGCTTGCTGTTCAAGGCGTAGCTCGGCCGCAGACCCCACTGCAGATAGATGTCGACCCAGTGCTGGTCGGAATTGCTATAGCCCGGAATCGCTGAAATCTTCAATGGCGTGGCGCCACCGAAGTTGTCGAGGGTATGAAGGAGGCCCTGCCCGTTGCGCGTGAGGTTGAAGCGCAGCTCGTTGTTGGCGCGCGCACTGAAGATGTTCGTTGCCCCGAGGGTCAGAGTCTTTGCACTGCCCAACTGCGAGGTGGAGCGAGCCATGTTTGAGGTGCTCCGAGTGATGCTCTCCGACGGCGCGTCGCTGTAGCGGCCAAAGACTTTGAAGGTGTCGGTAATGCTGTGGTCCATGCGCAGGCTGGAACTGTTGATCGAACCTGGGTTAGACCAGACGCCGGTGAAGCTGGCCAGGCCTTGCACGGTTTCAGGCCCATTTGGAAGCGGGAAGGCATTGAGGAAGACGCGCAAGGGAACGGGTGCATTCGCGCGCATGGCCAGGCTGGGGACATCTGTCACCACTGCAGGCTGCGGGGTGCGCAAACGCAGGCCTTCATACGAAAAGAAGAAGAAGGTGCGGTCTTTGCCGTTGTAAAGCTTTGGAATGTGCAAGGGGCCACCCAAGGTGCCTCCGAAGTCGTTCTGCCGCTGCTTCGGTTTCTGAGTGCCAGTGGCGTTGCTGAAGAAGTTGTTCGCATCGAGAGCATCGTTGCGGAAGTAGTTGAACAGCGAACCATGGAAGCCGTTGGTACCCGAGCGAGTGGTGAAGGAGAACTGCCCGCCAGGACCGCGGCCATACTCAGCGGAATAGGTAGAAGTGGTGGCGCGAAACTCCTGCAGCGCGTCGACCGACACGAGGCTCTGTGTGGTGCCCAGCGCCGTCTCGCCCGGAGTGGAGCCGCCATAACCTGCACCCCAACCGGGAGTGGACGGCGAGGCGCCCGTGTTCGCGCTGACTCCATCGACTGTGAAGTAATTCGATTCCGTCCGCTGGCCATTCACGCTCATCGCACCGCTCTGACCGGTGCCTCGACTGGACACGACGGCGGTTACGCCCGGCACCAGCGTCAGCAGCGATTGGAAGGAGCGCCCATTGAGAGGCATGTTCTCCACAAAGTGCCGGTCGATCACCGTGCTGACGCTCGCATCGACGGTGTTGATGTTGATCCCGCTGCCATTGACGGTCATCGCCTGGCTGAGGCTGCCCACCGGAAGCAGAATCTCGCGGGCTACCTTTGCGGCGACCTCGAGCTTGATGTCTTCAATGATCTGCTTCTGAAAGCCAACCGCTTCTACGCTGAGTTCATAGCGTCCTGGCGGCAAGGAGGGCAGATTGTAGATGCCCAGCCCGTTACTACTGACGGTCAACTGAACGTTGGTATCGAGATTCCGAATGGTCAGCCGCGCATTGGCAACCGCTGCCCCAGTGGTGTCTCTCACAAAGCCGGAGAGTTCCGCAGGTTGTGTCCAGGCTGGCGCTGCCAGCAGCACAATGCCTAGTAAATATTGTGCCAATTGAGAGTTTCTTTGGTGTTTCATTTACTTCCTGTTCCAAGCTCGCTGCATCTGAGCCCATTGCTTCCCGAGGTAGCGATTCCAATACATCAGCGCACCGGTAATGACCAGGGCTGGGAGAGAGAGTCCGAGCAGAGCCCAGAGAATTTTGACGGTAAGACCCCACTGCGTGCCGAAATGCAAGGGATAGATCGACCACAGAATCCAATCGCCCGCCGTGTGCGTGAGCCCTCTCTGCCAAGTGCCGAGATGCCGACCGGTATAGGGATCAAAATAGAGGTAGTCTGACTCCAGCAGAGTTCCGGTCGTACTCCTCGACACATAGACCAGCATCGGCGCGGGTGCGGCGGGCAGGCTCACCGCAGTCAGATTGCGACCCGCACTCAACCTCTCTGCTTCGGCCAGAATCACAGCGGGATCCTGCCGTGGCATACCCTTCTTCACCGCTTCTACCGCGAATCGCTTCATTGGATTCGAAAGCGGCGAAAACTGGGTGATCACACTGGTAACCGGTGCAGGCCAGGCAAAGTAGACGCCAGTAAGGGCCCAAAACGCGACGATCGAGAGAGTCCAGAAGCCGATCACGTTATGGGCATCGAAGTTGATGCGCTTCCAGCTTTTGGAGAAGTCGACGATAAATCCTCGCTTCCAGGACTGAATCCCGGGCCACCACAAGAGCAGTCCACTGCCGGTGAGGATCAGCAGGAATACAGAGCCAATGCCATTCAGAGTGAGACCAGAGGCGCGAGGAAGAAGCAGAAAGTAGTGAAACTGCCCGACGAGCCGTAGGAAGGCATGCTGCGCGGCAGTCTCAGTTCCGAGCACGCGGCCGGTATTGGGATCGAGAGCAACCGTCAGCGTTCCGTCTTTGCCAGGGAGCAGACCCATATAGGCCGGAAGGTCGGGCTTCGGAGCATAGATGAAACTGATTGTCCGATTTGGTACCGCCTTCTCGATCAGCGATATGGCGGCCGCCATATCAATCTGAGCCCTCCCGTCCCATTGGGCGCGAAGCTCGGCAGGGCGGCTCCAGGCCTCCAGTTCTTTGCGGAACACCAGAATTGAACCGGTAATTCCGATCAGAACGACATAAAGCGCCACAAACAGTCCCACCCAAAGATGGATCTGAAAGAACGCCTTGCGAAGCCAGAGCTGTTGGGGAGAACGGACGAAACGGGTTACGAAGCTGAAGTTCATTCTATAAAATGCAATTTACTTGCATCTACAGATGTTGACTGTAGCATACGAGACCAGTTTGGTCCAAGTACTTCGAGGAAGAAAAATTCAGAATTGATTTGAAGAAAATGGAGGTGGGAAAGAGTCAGCGGCGGACGCAGAGCGCGCGATTCAGTCCAGCATCCCCTGCAGCGACAGACGCACGAGCGCCATCGGCAAAATCGAGGGCCCAGTTCTCTGCTTCTTCGTTGCCTTGCGTGGAACTCCAGGCCCATCCGGAGAGCTTCAATGGGACAATCACGCGAAAACCACGCTCGTCGGCCGTGCCGCCGAAGAGCGGTTGCAGTTCATCAATCGTGGGGAGCCGCCAGTCTTTATGGCCGGCAAGATCGAGGTGGCTGCAATAGTAGTTCGCCTGGCTGACGGTGACGCCCGAACCATTGTCGGCGGCAGCCCAAAGCAAACCGCTACGTTCATCTTTCCAGGTCCCCTGCTTCAGAATCTGAACGCCGAGCAGGTGCGCGCGCAAGGGGATGTGGACCGTCGCCGGGAGTGCGGACGAGACAAGAATCAGCTTCCGCCACGGGGTGGCGGCGGGTTGCGCTGCGATCGCTTGGAGCTGGTGCTCTCCAGGTGGAAGACTGAGCCGCAGGGGCTGGCCGGGCCTGAGGTCACCTGAAGGTTTTCCATCAATTTCCAGACGCGCCGCCGCATCGGACTGGATCGTGACATTCGGGTCTGGCTGCTGGGCCGGCAGGGAGAGGGAGAAGAGGAGAGGGAAAAGAATTCTTAGCATCGTATTTCAAGACCGCCGCTGGCGCACCATCCAGTACGCCAGCGGCAGAGACTAACTAACGGCGAGCAGAAGTCACAGGTGCTGCGCTTTCCGACGGAGCCTTCTCGCGCAAGAGACCATCAATGATCGAGGTGAACTCTTCTTTGAGGGCCGCATGATAAGGACCGCTGGCTGGTGCCGCAAAACCGGAATGCACCGCCTTCACCTTGCCGTCGCGGCCGATGAAGAAGGTGGCGGGCCAGGTGTTCAGATTGACAGCCTGGGGCACCTTATCCCACATCTCGGCAGGAGTTCCAGCCAGTAGATAGGGATAGGGCACGCCATACTTCTTGATGAAGGCCTTGACGCGAGTCAGCGACTGCAGTTGATCTTCCTCTTCAAAATCGAGAGCGATCACCTGTACGCCCTTGTCGGCATATTTCTTCTGGAGTTGCACCAGATACTGCGCTTCGTCGTGGCAGTTGGGGCACCAGGTGCCCGTCACCACGGCCACCACCACCTTGCCCTTGACCAGCGGATCTTCGTTCGAGATCGTCTTGCCGTTTACGTCGGGGAAGCTGTAGGTGAAGACCTCATTCGGGTCACGCACGGTGGTGTGGGTGAGGAAGTTGGAGGGTTCGGGAAGTCCCTTGGCACGAGCGACCTCGGGACGGTAGGCCGTTACTTCCACCACACGCGGCACCGCGTTGAGCTTCACGCTCAGGCTGCCGTCCGCTTGCGGGGTTAGCTCAATCCGGCCGGGACGCGCGCCATCGTAATGGCTGGCGATGAAGCTGCCATCCTTGAACTCGCCGGTGAGTGCGCCGGTGTCACCATCGATGCGCAGCACGGTGGCCAGAATCTCAGCGTCCTTCTGTTCGACGACGACACGCCAGGCCTTCTCTCCCTTGGCGGTCTCTTGAGCGACTTCCCACACGCCGCCGATCTGCGGAATGTTGCCGAGCTTGGCCGCCGTGGGCGCCACATAACGCTTGGCGTGGAAGGGAGTGCCAGCCGGGGAACGATATGCGGCAGCCTGCCGCTCCGTGCCTGCATACTGTTGGTTGCCCTGCGGACCAGCCGCGGCCGTCCGCTTGCGGAGAGAAATGATCTGGCCGTCGAGTTCGCCATCTTTCCACTCCGCCTGGATCGAAGTCAGGTAATGCTCAAAGTTCAGTTCGATCTTGCCGTTGCTGATCTTGGCGCTTGAGGTGGTTTTCGGGTCGCGCCCGTTATAGAGCGTCCCGACGACGGAGTCGCCGTCCTGAGAGATGTCGAGGCGAAACGGGATGGAGACGCCGTTGGCGGACTGGAGCGAGGCGGCCCAACGTCCGTTCCAATTCTCTGCCGCGGAGGCGCTGAGCCCCCAGACAAGGGTAGCCGCGATGGCTAGAGATTTCGCAGTGATCTGCATAGTTGCGTACCTTTCGGGTTTACTTAGCGTTGGAGTTGAGCCGGTGGGGGTGCCGGCGCGGAGACCTGGCTGACGGGCTGGCCGAGGAACTGCTTCCAGTCCTCCGGCAATCCGGGCTTGGTATCCACAAGGATTTCGAGGATCGCCCGACGATCCTCGGCTGACACTGCGGCGAAGTCGGGGCTTTGATCGCGGCCGCTGAGTACTTCGAACAGGCGCTGCAACAGGTAGTCGCGGGCTGGGCCCGGAATGGCGTCGAAGGCGTCCGAGTAGATCAAGTAACTGCAGGGGTACTTGAAGATCCGTTTCTCCAGGTCAAAATCCCGCAAGGAACGGCCTTTGCGGTCTCGTGGCCCGAGAGCAGAGAAGTCTTTTGTGAACGTGGAGGATTCGTGGAGGCCCGCAGGGAGCGCGGCTTCCCTGGTAAACAGAAGATAGCGGAGAGCCGCCTCCGCGGCAGTCTCATACTGTTGCCTGGTCTCGGCAGATGGCTGGACCGGAGCGCTCGCCTTCTTTGCGTCATTGTGCAGGCCGAGGCGATAGCGATAGTTCGTCTCGGTGACGAGATTGTGCATCTGCGTCTGGTGGGCGAGCACCAGATGGGCAACGACGTCACTGTGACGAGTGAGAAAGCGTGAGGTATCGACCACGCCCTCGAGATTCTCTTTGCCCTGAGTGCCGGTGACATACCAGCCGCCCCAACGCTTCTCAATGGGAGTTTCGTGGCCCATCGTGTAAATAGGGGCGCCGCCTTTGGGATAGCCGCTCGGCGCAGTGACCACGGAGCGAACCATCACTCCGGGAATGCCGCGTGTCGCCGTCGCGATGTGGCATTGCACGCAATCGAGTTGGGCGCGCTCAAAGCGGGGTTTATCCACCTGCTGCTCATTCAGCACATAGAAAACAGCACCCTGGGTGGCATCAAAGGCAATGAGCTCCAGCGACTTCGAGTTCAGCACCTGACCGACATAGACATTGTCATTGAAATACAGCGCACGCGGCGTCTTGGGGGAAATGTGTTGGAACTGGAGACTGGTTTTCGAATAGACGAGCGTTTGCGAAGTGGCCGGAACTCCAAGAGCCGCAAGAACCGACTTCAGATAGCCGTGGTCAGGCTCGTAGGCGAGCTGGATCTTGCCGCTGTCGAGCTGCCGGTTCAGTTGGGTGATCTGGTCGTTGAGGGTCTTCGAAGCGCGGTAGCCGATTGGCGCGTCGGCGAAAGGAAGGAAGCCTTGATTCTTCACGACAGGAGTCTGGGCGAAGAGCGAGGCACAGAAGAGGGCCTGCCATAGGCAGATCAGACGCTTTTTGGGGGCATTCTGGCTCACTGAGCCGAGTATGCCATATTCTAGATCAAAATACTATAGTATTCTTTCAGGCCGAAAAGGTTTCCGGCCTTGCGAAGATCTGCGTTAGCGGCTGGGGAGCAGCGACGGATCGTACTTGGAGCCTTTGGACACCTGTACCATCGTGATTCGCATCTTGGTGGGGAAGAACTTCTCGGAGTCTTCACGCTTGTGGGCGTGGCCTTTGCCGCCGCTGTTGTCCTTGATGACCAGGTCCATCTGCTTGATGCCTTCGGTCCAGACGATCGAATCGTTCTCCCACCAGGAGGTCATCGGCACATCGAGTTCGTAGACGCCTTTTTCGGTGTAGAGTCCGGTGCCGGTGCAGCCGTAGTTGTTGCCTTTGCCCTGGTTCGGGATGTAGCAGAGGGTCCAGGTGGTGGGCTCGCTGCCGGCCGGCTTTTCCAGCACTTCAGCCCGAATGTGTACGGTGCCATTGCGATAATCGATCGGGCTGGTCCAATCGCGCGGACGGTTGGGATTGAGAGCGGCACCTTTGACGTAGTAATGCGATTTGCTCGGCGTCGAATTGTCCGCATCGGCCTTCGTATAGGTAAAGGTGACATCGAAGAGCGTGAACTGTTCTGCGTAGGCGGCAAAGCTCAAAAACAAGAAGGCCAGTGATCGGAAATTCATCTTGAAACCAGACTACTGGATTGCCAGCAGAATGGCGCCCGAGGCAATGAGGGCAGCGCCGGCAATCGTCGCCGGAGTGAGCCGCTCCCCCAGAAAGAGGGCGGCAAAAATGATGACAAAAACAACGCTGAGCTTGTCGATGGGAGCGACGCGGGAGGCTTCGCCGAGTTGGAGCGCGCGAAAGTAACAGAGCCAGGAAAGGCCGGTCGCAAGCCCTGACAGGACCAGAAAAAGTAGACTCTTCCGGCTCATCTCAACAACAGAATGGAGAGGCACAGTCGCAAAGGCGATGCCCCAGGCCACCACAAGAATCACTGTAGTGCGCACCGCGGTCGCGAGGTTGGAATCCACATGCGAGACGCCAATTTTCGCCAGCACCGCCGTCGCCCCGGCAAAGAAGGCAGACAGGAGGGCCCAGAAGATCCAGTTCATGCCTCCATTGTCGGCCTTGGGCTAACGCGGCGCGAGGCTATAGCCGAAGCCGCGCACCGTCTGCAGAAAGGACTGCGCAACCGGATGCGAAGCCAACTTCAGGCGGATGCGGCGGATGCAAATATCCACCGCGCGGCCCGAAGGACTGCGAGAGCTTGGCCAGGCAGCCCGCAGAAGCTGATCCCGACTAAAGACAACGTCCGGATCGGCAAGCAGAGTTTCAAGAAGACGGAACTCAGTCGCGGTCAAACCCACAGGACTACCGTCGACCGTGACCCTTCGCGTCTCACGGGTCAACTGAATAGGCCCGTAAGTAAAGATGTGATCGCGAGAACGCTTCATGACGTGGACAGCGGCTCCTTTTCCTAAAGATTATTCCTCGATAGGATCCTGATTGCGATAGGCCAGATAGAATCCGGCCGGTACAAGAAAGACGGTACACAGAACAGAAACAGTCAGCCCTCCTAAGAGAGCACGCGCGAGTGGCGCATACGATTCGCTGCCTTCACCCAACTTCAATGCCATCGGCATCAGACCAATGATGGTGGCCAGCGAAGTCATCAGGACGGGGCGCAGACGCACGCGGCACGCAGTGACAATAGCATCGCGCACCTTGCGGCCCTCATGACGGAGATGGTGAGCAAACTCGACAATGAGAATGCTGTTAGACATCGCCACACCGGCCAGCATCACCACACCCATGAGCGACATGACATTCAGCGTGGTGTCCGAAAGCCAGAGGGTCAGCAGCACGCCGCTGATGCCCGGGGGCAAGGCAAGAAGAATGATAAATGGGTCCAGGAAGGACCGGAACTGCGCCACCAGAATCAAGTACAGCAGCAGAACAGAGAGCACCAGCCCAATCGCGAAACTACGGAACGAGGCGCGCATCCCCTCCACCATTCCGCGCATTGAGACATCAACTCCCTTCGGCAATTTTGTTTTTGCGATCAAGCCATCAATGCGCCCGGCAATGTCGCCCAGATCTTCGCCGCTGGGGCGAACATAGACGTCGATCACGCGCCGGATCTGGTAGTGATCCACTTCGGTGGGCGCTTCCACCTGTTTCACATTGCTCACCATGTCGAGCCGTGTCGGCTGCGAGGAGTTGGCGCCGCGCAGCGAGATGGCGCGAAGGTCAATGACGTTCTTCACCTGCTGCTCCGGATATTGAACGCTCAGGAAGTAATTGTTGCCGTTCTTCGGATCCACCCAGATGCTGGGCGCGATCATCTGGTTGGAGGTGAGCGCCGTGATGACGTTCGTCACAACTTCTTTCTGGCTCAAGCCGAGCTCGCGCGAGCGGACCCGGTCAATGTCAATCTTCAGCGCGGGCTGATCCAGATCCTGCGGGATGAAGACGTCCGCGACGCCAGGGAACTTGCGGATGCCCTGCGCCAGTTCTTGCGCGATGGAGTAGTTGGCGGCGAGATTCGATCCGGCAACTTGCAGATTCACCGGCGCGGGCAGGCCCATGTTGACCACCGATTCGACAAGACTTCCGGAGG is part of the Bryobacter aggregatus MPL3 genome and encodes:
- a CDS encoding TonB-dependent receptor; this encodes MKHQRNSQLAQYLLGIVLLAAPAWTQPAELSGFVRDTTGAAVANARLTIRNLDTNVQLTVSSNGLGIYNLPSLPPGRYELSVEAVGFQKQIIEDIKLEVAAKVAREILLPVGSLSQAMTVNGSGININTVDASVSTVIDRHFVENMPLNGRSFQSLLTLVPGVTAVVSSRGTGQSGAMSVNGQRTESNYFTVDGVSANTGASPSTPGWGAGYGGSTPGETALGTTQSLVSVDALQEFRATTSTYSAEYGRGPGGQFSFTTRSGTNGFHGSLFNYFRNDALDANNFFSNATGTQKPKQRQNDFGGTLGGPLHIPKLYNGKDRTFFFFSYEGLRLRTPQPAVVTDVPSLAMRANAPVPLRVFLNAFPLPNGPETVQGLASFTGVWSNPGSINSSSLRMDHSITDTFKVFGRYSDAPSESITRSTSNMARSTSQLGSAKTLTLGATNIFSARANNELRFNLTRNGQGLLHTLDNFGGATPLKISAIPGYSNSDQHWVDIYLQWGLRPSYALNSKRNLQQQINLTDSFSLSLGRHNLKAGIDYRRLATQQASPSLYQFALYNTYTELMANTAPNVTLERFSGDVSPIYTNFSAFLQDEWKINSRLSLSLGLRWDVNPPPSDSNGNIPYNLDQTRNLATAKMAPAGTPLWNTRWNNLAPRIGLAYHLRQSNGWDTVLRLGSGLFYDTTNTMASHGYFGVGLVGALRFLNVGSAFPVSADQIAQLPVGSIATPYNFSVYAINRDIKSPYTMQWSAAVEQGIGQNQTLTLNYIGSATRQLPVAWTYNAAAAGAINPDFKAWGLYLTTNGANASYHGLQAQFQRRISRGLQATAFYTWSHTIDDATNNFGVSKLLRGNSDYDIRHNFQSAITYELPGRYSHSWLNAAFAHWATDTRISARSGMPVDILGITGVDPTLGTSVSYQPNLVAGQPLYISDKAAPGGRRINFAAFSTTVVGTHGNLGRNVANGFGTFQTDIAIRRQFQLSERFGLQFRGEAFNVFNHPVFGSIYNQLSSGAARFGLAYNTQNTQMGGLNSLYQTGGPRSVQLALKLIF
- a CDS encoding PepSY-associated TM helix domain-containing protein, which translates into the protein MNFSFVTRFVRSPQQLWLRKAFFQIHLWVGLFVALYVVLIGITGSILVFRKELEAWSRPAELRAQWDGRAQIDMAAAISLIEKAVPNRTISFIYAPKPDLPAYMGLLPGKDGTLTVALDPNTGRVLGTETAAQHAFLRLVGQFHYFLLLPRASGLTLNGIGSVFLLILTGSGLLLWWPGIQSWKRGFIVDFSKSWKRINFDAHNVIGFWTLSIVAFWALTGVYFAWPAPVTSVITQFSPLSNPMKRFAVEAVKKGMPRQDPAVILAEAERLSAGRNLTAVSLPAAPAPMLVYVSRSTTGTLLESDYLYFDPYTGRHLGTWQRGLTHTAGDWILWSIYPLHFGTQWGLTVKILWALLGLSLPALVITGALMYWNRYLGKQWAQMQRAWNRK
- a CDS encoding DUF1566 domain-containing protein, producing MLRILFPLLFSLSLPAQQPDPNVTIQSDAAARLEIDGKPSGDLRPGQPLRLSLPPGEHQLQAIAAQPAATPWRKLILVSSALPATVHIPLRAHLLGVQILKQGTWKDERSGLLWAAADNGSGVTVSQANYYCSHLDLAGHKDWRLPTIDELQPLFGGTADERGFRVIVPLKLSGWAWSSTQGNEEAENWALDFADGARASVAAGDAGLNRALCVRR
- a CDS encoding peroxiredoxin family protein, which produces MQITAKSLAIAATLVWGLSASAAENWNGRWAASLQSANGVSIPFRLDISQDGDSVVGTLYNGRDPKTTSSAKISNGKIELNFEHYLTSIQAEWKDGELDGQIISLRKRTAAAGPQGNQQYAGTERQAAAYRSPAGTPFHAKRYVAPTAAKLGNIPQIGGVWEVAQETAKGEKAWRVVVEQKDAEILATVLRIDGDTGALTGEFKDGSFIASHYDGARPGRIELTPQADGSLSVKLNAVPRVVEVTAYRPEVARAKGLPEPSNFLTHTTVRDPNEVFTYSFPDVNGKTISNEDPLVKGKVVVAVVTGTWCPNCHDEAQYLVQLQKKYADKGVQVIALDFEEEDQLQSLTRVKAFIKKYGVPYPYLLAGTPAEMWDKVPQAVNLNTWPATFFIGRDGKVKAVHSGFAAPASGPYHAALKEEFTSIIDGLLREKAPSESAAPVTSARR
- a CDS encoding EamA family transporter, with the translated sequence MNWIFWALLSAFFAGATAVLAKIGVSHVDSNLATAVRTTVILVVAWGIAFATVPLHSVVEMSRKSLLFLVLSGLATGLSWLCYFRALQLGEASRVAPIDKLSVVFVIIFAALFLGERLTPATIAGAALIASGAILLAIQ
- a CDS encoding winged helix-turn-helix domain-containing protein, with the translated sequence MKRSRDHIFTYGPIQLTRETRRVTVDGSPVGLTATEFRLLETLLADPDVVFSRDQLLRAAWPSSRSPSGRAVDICIRRIRLKLASHPVAQSFLQTVRGFGYSLAPR